From a region of the Corythoichthys intestinalis isolate RoL2023-P3 chromosome 7, ASM3026506v1, whole genome shotgun sequence genome:
- the gabrb3 gene encoding gamma-aminobutyric acid receptor subunit beta-3 isoform X2, with protein sequence MSVLRAACWRHCWPLVVLGMCACASVKEPGNMSFVKDTVDKLLKGYDIRLRPDFGGAPVAVGMSIDVASIDMVSEVNMDYTLTMYFQQYWRDKRLAYLGIPLNLTLDNRVADQLWVPDTYFLNDKKSFVHGVTVKNRMIRLHPDGTVLYGLRITTTAACMMDLRRYPLDEQNCTLEIESYGYTTDDIEFYWKGGDTAVTGVTRIELPQFSIVDYKLVSRNVVFSTGAYPRLSLSFKLKRNIGYFILQTYMPSILITILSWVSFWINYDASAARVALGITTVLTMTTINTHLRETLPKIPYVKAIDMYLMGCFVFVFLALLEYAFVNYIFFGRGPRMQKKLAERAQKANNDRAAFDRPKADSQGNILLTTLEIHNEVGGHAITSTTRSSTSSSLYDATRNSTPVPLDNSSGVQYRRSSGRAARPLGGPDVRRSRLRRRSSQLKIKIPDLTDVNAIDRWSRFIFPFSFSFFNVVYWLYYVN encoded by the exons ATGAGCGTGCTGCGGGCGGCGTGCTGGAGGCACTGCTGGCCGCTGGTTGTGCTcgggatgtgcgcatgcgccag tGTTAAAGAGCCTGGCAACATGTCATTCGTCAAAGACACAGTGGATAAACTTTTAAAAGGATATGATATTCGTCTCAGGCCAGACTTTGGAG GTGCCCCTGTGGCGGTTGGCATGAGCATAGACGTGGCTAGCATAGACATGGTGTCCGAAGTGAATATG GACTACACGCTGACTATGTATTTCCAGCAGTACTGGAGGGACAAGAGGCTGGCCTACTTGGGCATTCCCCTCAACCTAACCCTGGACAATCGGGTAGCGGACCAGCTGTGGGTGCCCGATACCTACTTCCTCAATGATAAGAAGTCCTTTGTGCATGGCGTCACTGTGAAAAACCGCATGATTCGTCTGCACCCAGACGGGACCGTTCTTTACGGCCTCAG AATCACCACGACGGCCGCTTGCATGATGGACCTGAGGCGATACCCGCTGGACGAACAGAACTGCACGCTGGAGATTGAGAGCT ATGGCTACACGACGGACGACATCGAGTTTTATTGGAAAGGCGGCGACACGGCAGTGACGGGTGTGACGCGCATAGAGCTCCCGCAGTTCTCCATTGTGGACTACAAGCTGGTTTCCAGAAATGTGGTATTTTCCACAG GTGCCTACCCTCGACTGTCTCTAAGCTTCAAGCTGAAGAGGAACATCGGCTACTTCATCCTGCAGACGTATATGCCCTCCATCCTGATCACCATCCTGTCCTGGGTCTCCTTCTGGATCAACTACGACGCCTCGGCCGCCAGAGTCGCTTTAG GCATCACCACTGTGCTGACTATGACCACCATCAACACGCACCTGAGGGAGACGTTGCCCAAGATCCCGTACGTGAAGGCCATCGACATGTACCTGATGGGTTGCTTCGTCTTTGTCTTCCTGGCCTTGCTGGAGTACGCCTTCGTCAACTACATCTTCTTCGGGCGGGGCCCGCGCATGCAGAAGAAGCTGGCCGAGCGGGCGCAGAAGGCAAACAACGACCGGGCCGCTTTCGACCGGCCCAAG GCCGACTCTCAGGGGAACATCCTGCTGACCACCCTTGAGATCCACAACGAGGTGGGCGGCCACGCCATCACCAGCACCACCCGCAGCAGCACCAGCAGCAGCCTGTACGACGCCACGCGCAACTCCACCCCCGTCCCGCTGGACAACTCCTCGGGGGTCCAGTACAGACGGAGCAGCGGGCGGGCCGCCCGTCCCCTAGGTGGCCCGGATGTGAGGCGGAGCCGCCTGAGGAGGCGATCGTCGCAGCTGAAAATCAAAATCCCAGACCTGACGGACGTGAACGCCATCGATCGCTGGTCCCGTTTCATCTTCCCCTTCTCATTTTCCTTCTTTAATGTCGTCTACTGGCTCTACTACGTCAAttaa
- the LOC130918506 gene encoding uncharacterized protein LOC130918506: protein MPSRVEVMSSRVRRSCLVESQGYAELSHRVMPSRITGLCHKVMSSHEVMSSRVQSSHEVMPSPVESRGYAKLSPVTKLCRVVSNRVTRLCRVQSSHEVMPSRVQPSHEVMPSRVESRGYDESSHEVMSSPVESRGYAESSRVQSRGYAELSPVTKLCRVTSDQVTRLRQVESSRVTRLFGVQMSHEVMWSPVESRCYIESSRFTRLCRVESSHEVMLRRVESSHNVMSSPVKSGGRAESSQEVVSSRVRRMCRVESSHEVMPSRVRRSCLVESQGYAESYHWVMSQGYVESRGYVQSSPVESRGYAESSRVTRLCQVESSHEVMSSRIESSHEVVSSPVDSQGYAESSPVQSRGYAESSRVTRL from the coding sequence ATGCCTAGTCGAgtggaggtcatgtcgagtcgagtcaggaGGTCATGTCTAGTCGAGTCACAGGGTTATGCCGAGTTGAGTCACAGGGTTATGCCGAGTCGAATCACTGGGTTAtgtcacaaggttatgtcgagtcacgaggttatgtccagTCGAGtccagtcgagtcacgaggttatgccgagtccagtcgagtcacgaggttatgccaAGTTGAGTCCAGTCACGAAGTTATGTCGAGTCGTATCGAATCGCGTCACGAGGTTGTGTCGAGtccagtcgagtcacgaggttatgccgAGTCGGGTCCAGcccagtcacgaggttatgccgagtcgagtcgagtcacgaggttatgacgAGTCCAGtcatgaggttatgtcgagtccagtcgagtcacgaggttatgctgagtcgagtcgagtccagtcacgaggttatgcagAGTTGAGTCCAGTCACAaagttatgtcgagtcacgTCGGATCAAGTCACGAGATTACGTCAAGTTGAGtccagtcgagtcacgaggttatttgGAGTCCAgatgagtcacgaggttatgtggaGTCCAGTCGAGTCACGATGTTATATCGAGTCCAGTCGATTCACAAGGTTATGCCGAGTCGAGTCCAGTCACGAAGTTATGTTGAGACGCGTTGAATCGAGTCACAATGTTATGTCGAGTCCAGTCAAGTCAGGAGGTCGTGCCGAGTCGAGTCAGGAGGtcgtgtcgagtcgagtcaggaGGATGTgccgagtcgagtcgagtcatgagGTCATGCCTAGTCGAGTCAGGAGGTCATGTCTAGTCGAGTCACAGGGTTATGCCGAGTCGTATCACTGGGTTAtgtcacaaggttatgtcgagtcacgaggttatgtccagTCGAGtccagtcgagtcacgaggttatgccgagtccagtcgagtcacgaggttatgccaAGTTGAGTCCAGTCACGAAGTTATGTCGAGTCGTATTgaatcgagtcacgaggttgtgTCGAGTCCAGTCGATTCACAAGGTTATGCCGAGTCGAGTCCAGtccagtcacgaggttatgccgagtcgagtcgagtcacgaggttatga